In one Deltaproteobacteria bacterium genomic region, the following are encoded:
- a CDS encoding succinate dehydrogenase/fumarate reductase iron-sulfur subunit, protein YECQAACPKGIDVKFIAKLNREYLKSVFC, encoded by the coding sequence TACGAATGCCAGGCGGCGTGTCCAAAGGGGATTGACGTAAAGTTCATCGCGAAACTCAACAGGGAATACCTGAAATCCGTGTTCTGCTAG
- a CDS encoding phenylacetate--CoA ligase, producing MFQPDKETLSREELAGDQLGQLRWTVGRIKENNPDYHRRIGSLDPEEIRSIEDLREIPFMSKDDLREGYPFRFACAPRENFVRMHMSSGTTGTPIIIPYTEADVDQWGEIMARCLAAAGVGPTDVVQITPSFGLFNGGFGFHYGASRLGCFIVPMGAGRSSLQLQFMRDLGTTALTAIASYPLRLMEVARQEGFDWTSIPLKVGIFGAEVWSDEMRERIEDEMGIQAYDIIGMAETGGVGMGIDCNARDGIHIWEDHYFVEIVDPESGDVLPDGETGEMVVTTLTREAIPLVRFRTRDITSIVSRERCDCGRTHMRVARITGRNDDMIKVKGVNFYPRQVESLLLKEQGTGNDYLIEVDRVDGADRLRVTVEVEKPSDVHLADRLGEILYDFLGFGAKISLLPIGGIEKPPGKAVRIVDRR from the coding sequence ATGTTTCAGCCTGACAAGGAAACCCTTTCCAGGGAGGAACTGGCCGGGGATCAACTTGGACAACTGCGTTGGACTGTTGGCCGCATTAAGGAGAACAACCCGGACTATCATCGCCGGATCGGTTCGCTTGACCCGGAGGAGATTCGATCCATCGAGGATCTCCGCGAAATCCCTTTTATGAGTAAGGATGACCTGAGAGAGGGATATCCCTTTCGGTTCGCATGTGCTCCCAGGGAAAACTTCGTAAGGATGCACATGAGTTCCGGGACCACAGGGACACCAATCATCATCCCCTACACGGAGGCTGATGTGGACCAATGGGGGGAGATTATGGCCAGGTGTTTAGCCGCCGCAGGTGTGGGTCCAACCGACGTGGTCCAGATAACCCCGTCCTTCGGTCTGTTCAACGGAGGGTTCGGATTTCACTATGGGGCCAGTCGGTTGGGCTGCTTCATCGTTCCCATGGGGGCCGGCCGGAGTTCCCTGCAGCTTCAGTTCATGAGGGATCTCGGGACGACCGCCCTTACGGCCATTGCTTCGTATCCACTGCGGTTGATGGAGGTCGCGAGGCAGGAGGGGTTTGATTGGACCTCCATCCCATTGAAGGTCGGGATCTTCGGGGCGGAGGTCTGGAGCGACGAAATGAGAGAGCGGATCGAAGATGAGATGGGTATTCAGGCATACGACATCATCGGTATGGCCGAGACGGGTGGGGTTGGAATGGGGATCGATTGCAACGCGCGCGATGGAATCCACATCTGGGAGGACCACTACTTCGTGGAGATTGTGGACCCTGAGAGTGGAGATGTGCTCCCGGACGGTGAGACCGGTGAAATGGTGGTCACTACGCTTACCAGGGAGGCCATCCCTCTGGTCCGATTCAGAACCAGGGACATAACGTCCATCGTGTCCCGGGAAAGGTGCGACTGCGGAAGAACACATATGAGAGTTGCCCGTATTACAGGCCGTAACGACGACATGATCAAGGTCAAGGGGGTGAACTTCTATCCCCGCCAGGTCGAATCCCTGCTTCTTAAGGAGCAGGGAACGGGGAACGACTACCTTATCGAGGTTGACAGGGTCGATGGAGCCGATCGTCTCAGGGTTACGGTGGAAGTTGAGAAGCCTTCGGATGTGCACCTGGCGGATAGGTTAGGGGAGATCCTTTACGACTTTCTGGGGTTCGGGGCCAAGATCTCTCTCCTGCCCATCGGGGGGATAGAAAAGCCTCCCGGGAAGGCGGTGAGGATTGTGGACCGCCGGTAA
- a CDS encoding efflux RND transporter periplasmic adaptor subunit, producing MKIPSTRKLLTIMMVLALIIGAGIFLAKKGNGSQEQKPAPVPDRILRVKRPVNVVVQTATPQTLKESFTLPGTLEAWENLTLSLEQPGVILWVGPKEGDRLSAGDAILKIDKELLMSQRARNQAEYDLKKKQLKRVEALFSEKLVSERMLDEAKQAYESAGSLLDQSAIAIEKSTLISPIDGILDRLLVDRGEYGNVGTPAAVVVQVDRLKVLVNVPEKDVLFIQKGEAVTVFPASVNGTKSPGIKGKVINVGYQADPMTRTYRTKIRIDNRDGAYRPGMIVRVRFIRRLLKDVLAVPLYAVVDRDGEKFVFVVENGRAVKHPVRLGSVIDGRVIVQSGLSGGEQLVVKGQQLIQDGGPVNVVEG from the coding sequence ATGAAAATACCATCAACCAGGAAGCTATTGACCATTATGATGGTCCTGGCGCTTATTATAGGCGCCGGGATTTTCCTCGCGAAAAAGGGAAACGGCAGTCAGGAGCAAAAGCCGGCTCCGGTCCCCGACCGGATACTCAGGGTAAAGAGACCCGTGAACGTAGTTGTTCAGACGGCGACCCCCCAGACGCTTAAAGAAAGCTTCACCCTTCCCGGAACCCTGGAGGCATGGGAAAACCTGACGCTTTCCCTGGAGCAGCCCGGCGTAATCCTGTGGGTCGGCCCCAAGGAGGGTGATCGTCTTTCGGCCGGCGATGCCATTCTGAAGATCGACAAGGAACTGCTCATGAGCCAGAGGGCCAGAAATCAGGCCGAGTACGATCTGAAAAAGAAGCAGTTGAAACGGGTGGAGGCCCTCTTCAGTGAGAAGCTGGTCAGTGAGAGGATGCTTGACGAGGCTAAACAGGCCTACGAGTCTGCCGGATCTCTCCTTGATCAATCGGCAATCGCCATAGAAAAGAGCACCCTGATCTCCCCAATCGATGGAATCCTGGACAGGTTGTTGGTAGACAGGGGGGAGTACGGCAACGTCGGCACCCCCGCCGCGGTGGTGGTTCAGGTGGATCGTCTCAAGGTGTTGGTCAACGTTCCTGAAAAGGACGTATTGTTTATTCAAAAAGGGGAGGCGGTCACCGTGTTTCCGGCCAGCGTGAACGGCACCAAAAGTCCGGGTATCAAGGGGAAGGTGATCAATGTCGGCTACCAGGCTGACCCGATGACCAGGACCTACCGGACAAAGATTCGGATCGATAACCGTGATGGGGCGTACAGACCCGGGATGATTGTTCGCGTTCGTTTTATCCGGCGTCTACTGAAAGATGTACTGGCGGTTCCCCTGTACGCGGTGGTGGATCGTGACGGGGAGAAATTCGTGTTTGTGGTGGAAAACGGCAGGGCCGTGAAACACCCGGTCCGGCTGGGATCGGTGATAGACGGCAGGGTCATTGTTCAAAGCGGCCTTTCTGGTGGAGAACAACTGGTAGTAAAGGGCCAGCAGCTTATTCAGGACGGTGGTCCGGTAAACGTGGTGGAAGGTTAG
- a CDS encoding ABC transporter substrate-binding protein — MKGKLTGIFAIAAMVLTMGMITPEARALEPYRIGAAFALTGPAAMIGEPSSRMAQILLEEVNAAGGVNGHPIEMITYDTKSDPTQAVLVIRKLVLKDKVLAIIGPTTTGSAMASIKFIQESKVPMVACVGGSPVVIPVKKWVFKTPQTGILAVQRLYEYFAKKGYRKVAILTAAGGFGDSGKKALLAQAGPMGIEIVAKERYNDKDTNMSSQLTSIRGTDAQAIVVWGIGPAPAIICKNARQLGIKTPVFLSHGEADPSFIKLAGDAGEGVMMPASRFIVAQELSDNDPRKAFLMKIKEKYEKRYGPVSTHTGYAYDALRIIEQALKKAGPDRAGIRDAIEKTDNYVGINGTFNMSPSDHNGLTKDSLVMVKVENGGWVIVP; from the coding sequence ATGAAAGGGAAATTGACAGGGATTTTTGCAATTGCGGCCATGGTATTGACCATGGGGATGATAACACCGGAGGCCCGGGCGTTGGAACCCTACAGGATCGGCGCGGCCTTTGCTCTGACAGGCCCGGCTGCCATGATTGGGGAACCGTCCAGCAGGATGGCCCAAATACTTTTGGAGGAGGTCAACGCCGCCGGGGGCGTTAACGGTCATCCAATCGAGATGATCACCTACGACACGAAATCCGATCCTACCCAGGCCGTCCTCGTCATTCGCAAGCTGGTTCTCAAGGATAAGGTTCTGGCGATTATCGGGCCGACGACCACCGGATCCGCCATGGCATCCATCAAGTTCATCCAGGAGAGTAAGGTGCCGATGGTAGCCTGTGTGGGAGGGTCTCCTGTGGTCATTCCCGTGAAAAAATGGGTTTTCAAAACCCCACAGACGGGTATCCTTGCTGTACAACGGCTTTACGAATATTTTGCCAAAAAGGGATACAGAAAGGTAGCCATTTTAACCGCTGCTGGAGGATTCGGCGATAGCGGCAAGAAAGCGCTTCTGGCGCAGGCCGGGCCGATGGGTATCGAGATTGTTGCAAAAGAACGTTACAATGATAAGGATACCAATATGAGTTCCCAACTCACTTCCATCAGGGGTACTGACGCGCAGGCCATAGTCGTCTGGGGGATCGGTCCGGCCCCGGCAATTATCTGCAAGAATGCCAGGCAGCTTGGGATCAAAACCCCGGTTTTTTTAAGCCACGGCGAAGCGGATCCGAGCTTTATTAAATTGGCAGGCGACGCAGGTGAGGGTGTCATGATGCCCGCGAGCCGTTTCATCGTTGCCCAGGAGCTTTCCGACAATGATCCAAGAAAGGCCTTCCTGATGAAGATTAAGGAAAAATATGAGAAACGCTACGGTCCGGTCAGCACACACACCGGCTACGCGTACGATGCCCTCAGGATAATCGAGCAGGCCCTGAAAAAGGCCGGACCCGATCGAGCCGGCATCAGGGACGCCATCGAAAAAACAGACAATTATGTCGGCATCAACGGGACTTTCAATATGTCGCCTTCAGACCACAACGGCCTCACCAAGGATTCCCTCGTTATGGTGAAGGTGGAGAATGGGGGATGGGTGATTGTACCCTGA
- a CDS encoding indolepyruvate ferredoxin oxidoreductase subunit beta: MISRPSFDIVLAGRGGQGVIFLSRVIGEAAMLQGLGVRTTETHGMAMRGGSVLCFVRIGDVLGPLFPGGSASVLMALHPDEALSGCVYLESTGVVVINTSKLPEQIKYPANRKIITVDAESLAGNEGVPRSFNLALLGAAAVLDGFPIESEGLESVISSKGPKDVRERNLRIFRLGGERSEKAVIQVRSERGERSH; the protein is encoded by the coding sequence ATGATCTCCCGGCCTTCATTCGATATCGTCCTGGCGGGACGGGGCGGGCAGGGCGTAATCTTCCTTTCCCGCGTGATAGGCGAGGCGGCCATGCTCCAGGGGCTTGGCGTCAGGACCACGGAGACCCATGGAATGGCCATGAGGGGCGGATCAGTTCTGTGCTTCGTGCGTATCGGCGATGTCCTGGGCCCGCTGTTTCCCGGAGGTTCTGCATCTGTTCTGATGGCGCTGCATCCGGATGAGGCCCTGTCCGGGTGCGTCTATCTGGAATCGACTGGAGTGGTGGTCATAAATACCTCAAAGCTGCCGGAGCAGATAAAATACCCTGCGAACAGAAAAATTATTACTGTAGACGCCGAATCTCTGGCTGGAAACGAGGGTGTCCCCCGTTCATTCAACCTCGCTCTTCTGGGAGCCGCAGCCGTCCTGGATGGCTTTCCCATAGAATCTGAGGGTCTGGAGTCGGTTATCTCGTCGAAGGGGCCGAAAGACGTACGGGAGCGCAACCTGAGAATTTTCCGGCTTGGCGGGGAGCGAAGTGAGAAAGCCGTGATCCAGGTACGGAGTGAACGAGGTGAAAGGAGCCATTGA
- a CDS encoding TolC family protein, whose product MSINSLSRTSMGPFFKRGWGVIPVLLTLALTLLPCYSFGSDTPSISLSEAYRLALENNEDIRIAQEDLKQGRLLMKEAITVLIPRLSANAGTSKQYFTDGTSLSSKSWGLTLDQTLFSGGRTWIARKGAKYTLKSAEFGLAFARQSVLMSVVSGFYDTLSADRLVHLKEDAVGRLKEQLRSAQAHFNVGDVPKTDVLSARVGLSGAQVDLVQARKDLIMARRRLEDLIGVSLPNGIQVPPDVGLPEKPLAELKDMARLQRADLRQGRELIKVSEQRAKLTASGRGPSVKLSGSFSRYDEDIPSVPEKTVSLRLDWPFFQGGLVGLQAKEAYSRTRQEKERYGRLVKSDLLSVESALRNLEALKAQDNLVRSTLDNAKETFRLERLQFDLGGAVSLDVLKAQENLVAAENAAVTQRYETRRTRALLLYSIGALDMDAFGPE is encoded by the coding sequence ATGTCGATAAACAGTTTGTCCAGAACGTCCATGGGGCCGTTTTTTAAGCGTGGATGGGGTGTTATCCCTGTTCTCCTGACTTTGGCACTGACCCTTTTGCCGTGTTACAGCTTCGGTTCCGATACTCCGTCGATCTCCCTGTCGGAGGCCTACAGGCTTGCCCTTGAGAATAACGAGGACATCAGGATCGCCCAGGAGGACCTCAAACAGGGACGCCTCCTGATGAAAGAAGCCATTACCGTGCTGATCCCCAGGCTGTCGGCCAACGCGGGTACCTCAAAACAGTATTTTACGGACGGGACCTCCCTGAGCAGCAAAAGCTGGGGACTGACCCTTGACCAGACCCTCTTTTCCGGGGGGAGAACCTGGATCGCGAGAAAGGGCGCAAAGTATACCCTGAAATCCGCGGAATTCGGCCTTGCTTTCGCCAGGCAAAGCGTTTTGATGAGCGTGGTTTCCGGTTTCTACGATACGCTGTCAGCCGACAGACTGGTGCACTTGAAAGAGGACGCCGTTGGACGGCTGAAAGAGCAGCTTCGATCCGCCCAGGCGCATTTCAATGTGGGTGATGTACCGAAAACGGACGTATTGTCGGCGCGGGTCGGCCTGTCGGGTGCGCAGGTGGATCTTGTGCAGGCCCGTAAGGACCTCATCATGGCCCGCCGACGCCTCGAGGACCTCATAGGAGTCTCCCTGCCCAACGGCATACAGGTTCCCCCTGACGTGGGCCTTCCTGAAAAACCTCTGGCAGAACTCAAGGACATGGCGCGTCTCCAGCGGGCCGATCTGCGGCAGGGCAGAGAGCTTATCAAGGTATCGGAGCAGCGAGCGAAATTAACCGCCAGCGGCAGGGGACCCAGCGTAAAACTCTCAGGATCGTTCAGCCGGTACGATGAGGATATCCCGTCCGTACCCGAGAAAACAGTTTCGCTCAGGCTTGATTGGCCGTTCTTCCAGGGCGGGCTTGTTGGTCTTCAGGCGAAGGAGGCCTATTCGAGGACTCGGCAGGAAAAGGAAAGATACGGCCGGCTGGTCAAGTCCGACCTTCTTTCGGTGGAGAGTGCCCTGCGGAACCTGGAGGCACTGAAGGCACAGGACAACCTCGTCAGGTCCACTCTCGATAATGCCAAAGAGACCTTTCGATTAGAGAGGCTGCAGTTCGATCTGGGGGGGGCGGTCAGCCTCGATGTACTTAAGGCACAGGAGAACCTGGTCGCAGCTGAGAACGCGGCTGTAACGCAGCGATATGAAACGAGGAGGACCCGTGCGCTTCTCCTCTATTCCATTGGCGCCCTCGACATGGATGCCTTCGGACCCGAATAG
- a CDS encoding indolepyruvate oxidoreductase, with product MYPDTPVETPGGGARLLLGNEAIAQGLFEAGCRVATAYPGTPSTEILEALAAYGAADLHVEWSVNEKVALEIAVAGSYSGLRTATIMKQVGLNVASDPLMSLAYTGVVGGLLIVVADDPGPHSSQTEQDTRALAMAAGVPVLDPMTPEESREMVDLGFRLSEKYGIPVILRPVLRVCHSRAAIQAPGSRPDPGTAGFRKDPDRWAATPKHRYVLHGELNEKVRAIASDPLSLRTYRYMVQDSGMPSCAIVASGVPAAYAADVIRRRGLADRLRLISVGLPFPLNPKRVSSMLGDVETTLVLEETGPVMETVLAGCLNISGRLDGTIPSEGEITPDLVDFAIQNLVGVSRTSIEARGVRDYFHRPEREGVGSPPTLCAGCSHRSSFWALKKAMPGGIYTGDIGCYTLGIALGAVDTVLCMGASISQASGFFWAYGQSDDSKPAIAAVIGDSTFYHSGIPALVNAVQQGAAFVVLVLDNGTTAMTGGQPTPGTGTLACGENGKQVPLEGIIAGCGVSKLWITDPMDYNGLVDDIRAAADAAACGEMAVVICRSPCVLRIDGRQGGVPVIDPDVCNGCRVCTDRFGCPAIVWGPKGPIIIADRCPGCGVCLHVCSPGAIRPEAGG from the coding sequence TTGTACCCTGACACCCCCGTTGAAACCCCGGGAGGGGGGGCGCGCCTCCTCCTGGGGAATGAGGCTATAGCGCAGGGGCTCTTCGAGGCCGGGTGCCGTGTGGCAACGGCCTACCCGGGTACTCCATCAACAGAGATTCTGGAAGCGCTGGCCGCTTACGGGGCGGCGGATCTTCATGTGGAATGGTCGGTCAACGAGAAGGTCGCGCTGGAGATCGCCGTCGCCGGGTCCTACAGCGGCTTGAGAACGGCCACGATCATGAAGCAGGTCGGTCTTAACGTGGCCTCGGACCCCCTCATGAGCCTGGCATATACCGGTGTCGTGGGCGGACTTCTTATCGTGGTGGCCGATGATCCGGGACCACATAGTTCCCAGACGGAACAGGACACGCGAGCCCTGGCCATGGCGGCCGGCGTTCCTGTTCTGGACCCCATGACGCCCGAGGAGAGCCGGGAGATGGTGGATCTCGGGTTCAGGCTCTCCGAAAAATACGGCATCCCCGTTATTCTCAGACCTGTTCTCAGGGTGTGCCATTCAAGGGCCGCCATCCAGGCCCCCGGGTCGCGCCCCGATCCCGGAACGGCGGGTTTCCGTAAAGATCCGGATCGCTGGGCGGCGACGCCAAAACACCGATACGTCCTGCATGGGGAGTTGAACGAAAAAGTCCGTGCCATAGCCTCTGACCCTCTTTCCCTCCGGACCTACAGATACATGGTCCAGGACAGCGGTATGCCTTCGTGCGCCATTGTCGCCTCCGGGGTCCCCGCGGCCTACGCGGCAGACGTCATACGGCGAAGAGGGCTGGCTGATCGACTGAGACTCATATCCGTGGGGCTTCCCTTCCCACTGAACCCGAAGAGGGTATCCTCCATGCTCGGAGACGTTGAGACAACCCTGGTCCTCGAGGAGACGGGTCCTGTTATGGAAACTGTCCTGGCGGGTTGTCTGAACATCTCAGGCAGGCTTGACGGCACGATTCCGTCGGAGGGGGAGATAACGCCTGACCTGGTGGATTTTGCCATCCAAAATCTCGTGGGGGTATCCCGGACATCCATTGAAGCCCGGGGCGTCAGGGATTATTTCCACCGACCCGAAAGGGAAGGCGTCGGAAGCCCGCCTACGCTTTGTGCCGGATGTTCCCATCGTTCGTCGTTCTGGGCATTGAAAAAGGCAATGCCCGGCGGGATCTACACGGGGGACATCGGGTGCTACACCCTTGGTATCGCGTTAGGCGCCGTGGATACCGTGCTTTGCATGGGGGCATCTATTTCCCAAGCCTCCGGTTTCTTCTGGGCCTACGGACAATCCGACGACTCAAAGCCGGCCATTGCCGCCGTAATCGGGGACTCGACCTTCTACCATTCCGGAATCCCCGCCCTTGTCAATGCCGTCCAACAGGGGGCCGCTTTCGTGGTACTGGTCCTGGATAACGGGACAACAGCCATGACGGGGGGGCAGCCTACCCCCGGAACCGGGACGCTCGCCTGTGGAGAAAACGGAAAGCAGGTTCCCCTTGAGGGGATTATCGCGGGATGTGGAGTTTCGAAATTGTGGATCACCGATCCCATGGACTATAATGGGCTGGTCGATGATATCAGGGCCGCCGCGGACGCGGCGGCCTGTGGCGAAATGGCCGTGGTTATCTGCCGTTCTCCCTGCGTGCTGAGGATCGATGGCCGGCAGGGGGGCGTTCCCGTTATAGATCCGGATGTCTGTAACGGATGCCGCGTCTGTACGGACCGGTTCGGCTGTCCGGCCATCGTCTGGGGCCCCAAGGGGCCGATTATCATCGCCGACCGGTGTCCGGGGTGCGGAGTCTGCCTTCACGTCTGTTCCCCGGGAGCCATCCGTCCGGAGGCGGGTGGATGA
- a CDS encoding TetR/AcrR family transcriptional regulator, with protein MSRKEDILKAATELFALRGFNGTATSEIANRAGVAHGTIFHHFKSKENLLIAICDELVQDYVTGLQAAMEGPGTGWDALESVLRFAFDFLDLRSESISVAFRETRFLKCETYECHHPHFQELMGQIILVLEGCLRKGVDDGSIHPVNVRETAFLLHILIQGIHHSRMHGVLKVPEMRPEIIEFVRRSLSTDRNLGGNGADSSGE; from the coding sequence ATGTCCAGAAAAGAGGATATTTTAAAAGCAGCCACGGAGCTCTTCGCCCTCCGCGGCTTCAATGGAACAGCTACATCCGAAATCGCCAATCGGGCCGGTGTTGCTCACGGCACGATCTTCCATCACTTCAAAAGCAAAGAGAACCTCCTCATCGCGATCTGCGATGAATTGGTACAGGACTACGTCACGGGGCTTCAGGCTGCCATGGAGGGGCCGGGGACCGGCTGGGACGCCTTGGAGAGCGTACTTCGGTTCGCCTTCGATTTTCTGGATTTGAGGTCGGAATCCATATCAGTGGCTTTCCGGGAGACCCGTTTTTTAAAATGTGAGACCTATGAATGCCATCATCCACACTTTCAAGAACTCATGGGGCAGATCATCCTCGTTCTCGAGGGGTGCCTGCGCAAAGGCGTGGATGACGGCAGCATCCACCCCGTCAACGTGCGGGAGACGGCCTTTCTTCTCCACATCCTCATCCAGGGGATCCACCACTCCCGGATGCACGGTGTCCTGAAAGTGCCGGAGATGAGGCCGGAGATAATCGAATTCGTCCGGAGAAGCCTTTCAACCGATCGGAATCTTGGAGGGAATGGCGCTGACAGCAGTGGAGAGTGA